A window from Cygnus atratus isolate AKBS03 ecotype Queensland, Australia unplaced genomic scaffold, CAtr_DNAZoo_HiC_assembly HiC_scaffold_166, whole genome shotgun sequence encodes these proteins:
- the PPP1R37 gene encoding protein phosphatase 1 regulatory subunit 37 → MDEAPAPLLLPPPPPPPPLLPAAPGEAGPDPAAGPPGPEDGRLRHGAKRVTFPSDEDIVSGAVEPKDPWRHAQNVTVDEIVSAYKQACQKLNCKQIPKLLKQIQEFKDLAPRIDCLDLKGEKLDYKACEALEEIFKRVQFKIVDLEQTSLDEDGASALFDMIEYYESATHLNISFNKHIGTRGWQAAAHMMRKTNCLQYLDARNTPLLDHSAPFVARALRISSSLVVLHLENASLSGRPLMLLATALKMNMNLRELYLADNKLNGLQDSAQLGNLLKFNCYIQILDLRNNHILDSGLAYICEGLKEQRKGLVTLVLWNNQLTHSGMAYLGMTLPHAQSLETLNLGHNPIGNEGVRNLKNGLIGNRSVLRLGLASTKLTCEGAVAVAEFIAESPRLLRLDLRENEIKTGGLMALSLALKVNHSLLRLDLDREPKKESVKSFIETQKALLAEIQNGCKRNFILAKEKEEKEQKLQQSASMPEITVTEALEEGPGEDDSAASTPEEGEEAGEGPVSSENGDAEPAEDGDDRDGATDSDSDTDEEEEDAGLATKDLSQARGQNDSGGAAAAASPQRARAGRDAEAPQHAASAGSPSASPQGNERRISVSSPGRGHKIFVVTRVESLPERAAATACPREDGDGPAAKPAEPPAPTPASESPLRDPRANGAAPASATGVDAAPSPEERGNPAPCESQARDAALPNGLKTDFARALPDVSPEGDGKAGSCAAEHELSCSKNEKELEELLLEASQDTGQEPL, encoded by the exons aTGGACGAGGCCCCggcgccgctgctgctgccgccgccgccgccgccaccgccgctgCTCCCCGCCGCTCCCGGTGAGGCGGGCCCCGACCCGGCCGCCGGACCGCCGGGCCCCGAGGACGGGCGGCTGAGGCACGGGGCGAAACGGGTGACGTTCCCGTCCGACGAGGACATCGTGTCCGGGGCCGTGGAGCCCAAGGATCCGTGGAGACACG CCCAGAACGTGACGGTGGACGAGATCGTGAGCGCCTACAAGCAAGCCTGCCAGAAGCTCAACTGCAAGCAGATCCCCAAGCTGCTGAAGCAGATCCAG GAATTCAAAGATCTGGCCCCCAGGATAGATTGCCTGGATCTGAAAG GGGAGAAGCTGGATTACAAGGCCTGCGAGGCCCTGGAGGAAATTTTCAAGCGGGTCCAGTTCAAAATTGTTGACTTGGAGCAAACGAGCCTGGATGAAGAC GGCGCCTCGGCGCTGTTCGACATGATCGAGTACTACGAGTCGGCCACGCACCTCAACATCTCCTTCAACAAGCACATCGGCACGCGGGGCTGGCAGGCGGCCGCGCACATGATGAGGAAG ACGAACTGCCTGCAGTACCTGGACGCCCGCAACACGCCCCTGCTGGACCACTCGGCCCCCTTCGTGGCCCGCGCCCTGCGcatcagcagcagcctggtggtGCTGCACCTGGAGAACGCCAGCCTCTCGGGGCGCCCCCTCATGCTGCTGG CCACGGCGCTGAAGATGAACATGAACCTGCGCGAGCTGTACCTGGCCGACAACAAGCTGAACGGGCTGCAGGACTCGGCGCAGCTCGGCAACCTCCTGAAGTTCAACTGCTACATCCAGATCCTCGACCTGAGGAACAACCACATCCTCGACTCAG GCTTGGCGTACATCTGCGAGGGGCTGAAGGAGCAGCGCAAAGGGCTGGTCACCCTGGTGCTGTGGAACAACCAGCTGACTCACTCGGGCATGGCGTACCTGGGGATGACGCTG CCTCACGCCCAGAGCCTGGAGACCCTGAACCTGGGCCACAACCCCATCGGCAACGAGGGCGTCCGCAACCTGAAGAACGGCCTCATCGGGAACCGCTCCGTCCTGCGCCTCGGCTTGGCCTCCACCAAGCTGACCTGCGAAG GTGCCGTGGCGGTGGCGGAATTCATCGCGGAGAGCCCGCGGCTGCTGCGCCTCGACCTGCGGGAGAACGAGATCAAAACGGGCGGCCTCATGGCGCTGTCGCTGGCCCTCAAGGTCAACCACTCGCTGCTGCGCCTCGACCTGGACCGCGAGCCCAAGAAGGAGTCC GTGAAGAGTTTCATCGAAACGCAGAAGGCTCTCCTCGCCGAAATCCAGAACGGCTGCAAGCGCAACTTCATCCTGGccaaagagaaggaggagaaggagcagaagctgcagcagtcGGCCTCCATGCCCGAAATCACCGTCACGGAGGCCCTGGAGGAAGGCCCCGGGGAGGACGACAGCGCGGCCTCCACCCCGGAGGAGGGCGAGGAGGCCGGGGAGGGCCCCGTGTCCTCGGAGAACGGCGACGCGGAGCCGGCGGAGGACGGCGACGACCGCGATGGCGCCACGGACTCCGACTCGGACAcggatgaggaggaggaggacgcgGGGTTGGCGACGAAGGACTTGAGCCAAGCGCGGGGACAAAACGATTccggcggcgccgccgccgcggcgtCCCCGCAGCGGGCGAGGGCCGGGCGCGATGCCGAGGCACCGCAGCACGCCGCCAGCGCGGGGAGCCCCTCCGCGTCCCCCCAGGGGAACGAGCGGAGGATTTCGGTCTCCAGCCCCGGGCGAGGCCATAAAATCTTTGTGGTGACGCGCGTGGAGAGCCTGCCGGAGCGAGCGGCCGCCACCGCGTGCCCGCGGGAGGACGGGGACGGCCCCGCCGCCAAAcccgccgagcccccggccccgacGCCGGCCTCCGAGTCCCCACTGCGGGACCCGCGGGCGAACGGGGCGGCTCCGGCCTCCGCCACCGGCGTGGACGCGGCGCCGAGCCCCGAGGAGCGCGGCAACCCCGCGCCCTGCGAGAGCCAGGCCCGCGACGCCGCCCTCCCCAACGGGCTGAAGACGGATTTCGCGCGGGCGCTGCCCGACGTCTCTCCGGAGGGCGACGGGAAAGCGGGGAGCTGCGCGGCCGAGCACG agctgagctgctccaAGAACgagaaggagctggaggagctgctcctcGAGGCCAGCCAGGACACCGGGCAGGAGCCGCTGTGA
- the NKPD1 gene encoding NTPase KAP family P-loop domain-containing protein 1 has protein sequence GCCSPTGSCDESRACLGCDEGCHGEGCHGGGHPCTLWDSDVVEGEATEHEGTLTEDDVYCRCLSRTLCHTATPVTVGFYAPCSHRLYSLLDKVTGFMREEAARREERELQRGQAKPRSAEGWGLLLLLWYLAFYKPIITELHLRRKNIGFIFIRFSAWQYAGCDKLWAGLVTTLCSSVRHHFGALPLSVYHVMGARPRFASGFSQKEWVLKRDACLKLWGLLVVLGAGLGLLLAALLVPGLKEHRVLKVVGSTVTSLSGSGLVLGALSVLKNLLVSEKQKIERLTNSEKFTSQLGFMSKVRGEVEVLIGFLTFMEIFERRRLRVVLEITSLDLCYPEKVAGVLNAMNTLLSDANAPFIFVLAVDPSVIVPCLEQTGCMKGLADNGYLYLSRTVTLPFSIPRMGSRSRLQCLEAAVQTREDLMYRVITGNVERRRRAKGRPAAAPRREVAEQEAVRCIHEAFRCLHDGADLLARYLPSNGAQLRRIVNTVPVTLRLLLHRGSRPQGPAPRAAAAWVVLADRWPCRLSWVLQCLEDAWQARPPPGFEERSLWDVFRQHLAELCALRQPLHNALGLDEDPELFEAFLARDFPFTARDARALLPVTVNLDHSIRHKMGLLRGLDRLAKEAAAAAKVSRGVQCPQPK, from the exons GGGTGCTGCTCGCCCACGGGCTCGTGCGACGAGAGCCGGGCCTGCCTGGGCTGCGACGAGGGCTGCCATGGTGAGGGGTGCCATGGCGGGGGGCACCCCTGCACCCTCTGGGACAGCGACGTCGTGGAGGGGGAGGCTACGGAGCACGAAG ggacGCTGACGGAGGACGACGTTTACTGCCGCTGCCTCTCGCGGACGCTCTGCCACACGGCCACCCCCGTCACCGTCGGCTTCTACGCGCCCTGCAGCCACCGCCTCTACTCGCTGCTGGACAAGGTCACCG GCTTCATGCGGGAGGAGGCGGCGCGGCGCGAGGAGCGGGAGCTGCAGCGGGGCCAGGCGAAGCCGCGCAGCGccgagggctgggggctgctgctgctcctctggtACCTGGCCTTCTACAAGCCCATCATCACCGAGCTGCACCTGCGGAGGAAGAACATCGGCTTCATCTTCATCCGCTTCAGCGCCTGGCAGTACGCCGGCTGCGACAAGCTCTGGGCCGGGCTGGTCACCACCCTCTGCTCCAGCGTCCGGCACCACTTCGGGGCCCTGCCCCTCAGCGTCTACCACGTGATgggcgcccggccccgcttcGCCTCGGGCTTCAGCCAGAAGGAGTGGGTGCTGAAGCGGGACGCCTGCCTGAagctctgggggctgctggtggtgctgggcgcggggctggggtTGCTGCTGGCGGCGCTGCTGGTGCCCGGCCTGAAGGAGCACCGGGTGCTGAAGGTGGTGGGCAGCACCGTCACCTCGCTCTCGGGCTCCGGGCTGGTGCTGGGCGCCCTGTCGGTGCTGAAGAACCTGCTGGTGAGCGAGAAGCAGAAGATCGAGCGGCTGACCAACAGCGAGAAGTTCACCAGCCAGCTGGGCTTCATGAGCAAGGTGCGCGGCGAGGTGGAGGTGCTCATCGGCTTCCTGACCTTCATGGAGATCTTCGAGCGCCGGCGGCTGCGCGTGGTGCTGGAGATCACCAGCCTGGACCTCTGCTACCCGGAGAAGGTGGCCGGCGTCCTCAACGCCATGAACACGCTGCTCTCCGACGCCAACGCCCCCTTCATCTTCGTCCTGGCCGTGGACCCCAGCGTCATCGTGCCCTGCCTGGAGCAGACGGGCTGCATGAAGGGCCTGGCCGACAACGGCTACCTCTACCTCAGCCGGACGGTGACGCTGCCCTTCTCCATCCCGCGCATGGGCTCGCGCTCGCGGCTGCAGTGCCTGGAGGCGGCGGTGCAGACGCGCGAGGACCTGATGTACCGCGTCATCACCGGCAACGtggagcggcggcggcgcgccAAGggccggccggcggcggcgccgcggcGCGAGGTGGCGGAGCAGGAGGCCGTGCGCTGCATCCACGAGGCCTTCCGCTGCCTCCACGACGGCGCCGACCTCCTGGCCCGCTACCTCCCGTCCAACGGCGCCCAGCTGCGCCGCATCGTCAACACCGTCCCCGTCACCCtccggctgctgctgcaccgCGGCAGCCGCCCCCAGGGCCCCGcaccccgcgccgccgccgcctgggTGGTGCTGGCCGACCGGTGGCCGTGCCGCctgagctgggtgctgcagtgcctggaggACGCGTGGCAGgcgcggccgccccccggctTCGAGGAGCGCTCGCTCTGGGACGTCTTCCGGCAGCACCTGGCCGAGCTCTGCGCCCTGCGGCAGCCCCTGCACAACGCCCTCGGGCTGGACGAGGACCCCGAGCTCTTCGAGGCCTTCCTGGCCCGCGACTTCCCCTTCACCGCCCGCGACGCCCGCGCCCTGCTCCCCGTCACCGTCAACCTGGACCACTCCATCCGGCACAAGATGGGGCTCCTGCGCGGCCTCGACCGCCTGGCCAAggaggccgccgccgccgccaagGTGTCCCGCGGCGTGCAGTGTCCCCAGCCCAAGTGa